One Myxococcales bacterium genomic window, CGCGCGCCCGTGTCTCGCGCCGAGGCTCGCTCTTCGTCGGACTGCCGGCAGCGGGAGTTGCTGCCGAAGGGGGAGCGGCGCTCGACGCCGGCTCTTCAGCCAACACGCCTGGGGCTACGAGGAGCACTCCGAGTCCAACCATCAACGGGGCGATGCGCATTCGATCACGGTACGGTCAGCCACTCGCCTTCGTAAGGGCCTCGCACCACGGAAGGCTCATTTTCGTAGGCTCGCGCCCTACTCCATCCGTGAGGCGCGCAGAGTGCGGGAAGAGAGAGACCTTGTCCTACTGCTCGGCGCGGAGCGCGAGACCGAGCTCGCGTCCGAAGGCGTTGGCGTCGCGCTCCGACGGCCACGCCACGGAGCGAGAGAGCCGCCGGAAGCGCGAGCCGTCGGGCTCTGCCACGAACGCATCCATCAAGAGGGCGGCGCCGTCGCGTCGCGCGTACGCCGCCAACGGCGTCTTGCAGTCGCCCTCCAAGGCCTCCATCACCCCTCGCTCGGCCCACACGCAGACGGCGGTCTCGGGATCGTGCAGCGGCAAGAGCAACTCCGCGATGGCGTCGTCGCCCGCGCGCGCCTCAATGCCTAGCGCACCTTGCCCAACGGCCGGCAGTGACACGTCGACGTCCAAGGCGGATTGAGCGTGCTTGCCGGGCTCGAGTTGCGCGGGCCCGAGCTGCAAGAGGCCGAGTCGCGAGAGGCCCGCTGCCGCGAGGACGATGTCGTCGTACTCGCCGCCTTCGACCTTCTTGAGCCGCGTGTCGACGTTGCCGCGAAGCGGGACGATGTTGAGATCGGGGCGCCGGGCCTTGAGCGAGAGCGCGCGACGCAGGCTGCTCGTGCCCACCTTGGCGCCCATGGGCAACGCCATGAGGCTGCCAAAGCGCGGTGCGATCAGCACGTCGCGCGGGTCGACGCGCTTGGGAATGCAAACGATCGAGAGGCCGTCGGGCATGACGCCCGGCACGTCCTTGATGGAGTGGACGGCGACGTCGGCGCGATCGGCGAGGAGGGCCTCCTCGATCTCCTTGACGAACAGCCCCTTGCCTCCCACCTCGGAGAGCGGCCGATCCTGGATGCGATCGCCGCTCGTCACGACCTGCAACTCTATTGCCGCGAGGCCAGGCCTCGCCAGCGTGAGCTCGCCGATGAAGGCTCGACACTGGGCCAAGGCGAGCGCCGAACGGCGCGTGGCGTAACGAACCTTTTGGGGCAACGTCATGGACTCTCTCAGTGGATGCGCTCGGGACCGTCGCCGGCCTCGGGTGCCGGCTCGTCGGGGCGTCCGACGTCGGGGAGCTCGAAGAGGTGTTTGAGCGCCTGCACCAGCTCGCCGCTCGACGACGACGACGCCGAAGCGCGGAGACGCGTCGTCGGCTCGTGCAGCAGCTTGTTGGTCGCGCTCTCGACCATTTGCGTCAGCGCCGCGCGCTCGCCTTCTCCGAGGTGCTTGAGCCGCGTACCGAGGCTCCGCTCAAGCTCGGCCATGAGGATGCCACGCGTCTTCGCGCGGAGCGCCACGATGGCCGGTTGGACGTCGAGCGAGCGGGCCCACGCTTCGAAGTCAGCGAGCTCTTCCTCGACGATGGCCTCGGCGGCGGAGACCTCGCTCTGCCGAAGCTTCATGTTCTCAGCGACCTGCCCCTCGAGGTCGTCGACGTTGAAGACGAAGACGTTGTCGATGGTATGGGCGTTGGGCTCGACGTTGCGCGGCACGCTGATGTCGATGACGAAGAGCGTACGTCCGCGACGCACGCGCATCACGCGCTTGAGCGTTTCTTTGGTGATGACGTAACCGGGGCTCGCGGTGCTGACGATGACGACATCGCTGCGAACGAGCTCCGGCTCGAGGGCGCTCCACGGGGCGACCTCCCCACCGATGCTCTGAGCGAGGGCCGTGCCGCGCTCGTAGCTCCGATTGCACACGCGGATCTCCCTAGCGTCCTTGCCGAGGCTCTTGGCCGCTTGCTCGGCCATCTCGCCGGCGCCTACGAGCAAGACCGAGTGGCCCGCCAGCTCACCGAAGATCTTCTTGGCGAGATCGATGGCGACGCTCGAGATGCTGACAAGGCCGGCGCCGAGCGACGTCTCGCTGCGCACGCGTTTGGCGACGCCGAAGGCCCGGTGGACGCATCGCCCCAGGTAGCTACCGAGCGTTCCGGCGGCGTTGGCCGCTTCGAAGGCGTCTTTGACCTGACCCAAGATCTGCGGTTCGCCGAGCACCATCGAGTCGAGGCTCGCGGCGACGCGGAAGATGTGGCGGACCGCTTCTTTGCCCTCGCGCCGGTAGAGGTACGGGGCGATGTCGGCCGGGGCGATGCCGGCGCGCTCGGCGAGCACCTCGTGGATGGCGCCCTCGGCGGGTGGCAAGGCCTTGGACGCCGCGAAGACCTCCACGCGGTTGCAGGTCGACAGAAAGAGCGTCTCTCTGAGCTCTTGCCGCGAAGACAGCCGCGCCAACACCTGGGGCAATGCGTCGGAGCTCGCCGCGAACTTCTCGCGAACCTCCACCGGCGCCGTGCGATGGGAGACGCCAATGACGACGATCATTGGCCCGCACCGTCGAGCTCGCGCTCGCGCTCGGCGATGGCGGCTCCGCGGTCCAACGCCGCCGTCACTGGCCGCGCCGCGCCGGGCTCGAGCGCCACCGGCGCCGGCGCGACGCTCCGCCAAAGGTAAAGAGCCAGCACGATGACCGCGAGACCAAAGCCCGCGATGGTGCCGTACGCGGCCCGGCGACCGCGCCAGCCGGCAACGGCGCGGAGAAAGAGCACGCCGGCAAAGAGGACCCACGTCGCGTAGCCGAAGGCCGCGCGCCATTGGTCGGCCGATGATCCGAGCTCCACCCGGCGCGCCCACAACGTGCCCGTGAGGATGCCGAGCGTGAGCAAGGGAAACCCTAGGAGGAGGAACCGATGTTCGGCCTTGTCGAGCGCGTCGAGGGGCGGAAGCCGCTGAAAGAGGCCCGCGAGGCGCTTCGTCTTGAGGCGCCGCTCTTGCACCAGGTAGGTAACGGCGGCCGCGAAGGCCAAGAGGAAGAGCGCGTCGCCGAGGAGGTTCACGGCGACGTGAAGCGGCAAGATGGCGCTCTTGATTTTGTTGGAGGGCTCTTGCCCCGCGGTGCCGACCCAGCGCGACGCCAGTAGGAACGTCAGCGCCACGGGTGTGACGAAGGCTCCGACGACGTCGATGCGAAACCGCACGCGGGCCGCGAGGTAGACAGCGCCCGCGAGCATCGAGACGACGCTCATGGCGAAGTGCATGCCCTCGACGGGGCAGATGCGGAGCACCAACGACGACACGACGATGTGCGACGCGTGGAGCACGACGCCGACGGCGACGAGCTTCGGAGCCAGGCGCCCCGCCGGCGGCCCGCGGTCTGCACCCGCCAAGTGGAGTCCAAAGAGGATCGCCGCCACTGTGTAGACGACGCAGGTCGTCACGAAGAGGAAGTCTGCGAACGCGGCGTTCATCCCTTGAGGCTCCGGAGGATCAGGCGCGCGAGGAGGTCTTCGTCGGTGCTCGGCTCGTCGTCGGAGAACGCCGCTCGGCTCTTCCGATGCTCGTCGTAGGTACCGATGGGGGCTCCAAGCCAACCCGGCACCACGTCGTAGGCGTTGTCGCCGAGGATGCACGAGGTGTCGAAGATCTCCGCGCCTTGGCCGTCAAGCAGCGCCCTGGCTTTCACGCGCCCGACGACGTTGTGCGCGTCGTTGGCTTCGGTGACCTCGCGCGCAAAATAGAGGGCTTCGCAAATCTCGTAGCGGCGTCCCCGCTCGATGATCGTGAGCTCGCTGCCGCGGAGGTCGACCTTCCCCGCCGAGAGCCAGTCGTCGAGTGTCTTTTGGGAGAAGAAGACGCGGTTTTCCATGAGGAACCGAGGGACCCGTGATCCGTGAGTCGCGACGCTGGAGTATAGCCGCAGTCGCGCGCCACCGCGGTATAAGCGTGGAAACGGTCATGGCGCTCCTCCCTTCCGCCACGCGTTCCGTCTCGCAGCCAGGCTCCCAGCCAGCCGCAACGCCTTTCGAGGCCGCCTACGAGGCCATCGTCGCGGCGCTGTCTCGGGCCACCTTCGAAGGAGCCATCCGCGAGGCGCGACGCGTCTTTGGGGCCCGCACCGGCGAGGTCGACGACGACGACGACGGCTTCGAGGGGCGCATGGCCGCTTTTTGGGACAGCGCGGTCACGAGCCCCGAGTTGCTCGGCCGGCTCCACGGCGTCGTCGGCCCCGAATACGAACCGTGGCTCGTGGCCTTCGGCTCCGCCCATCGCGGCCTCTTCGTCGTCGAACCGGAAGCCGATGACCACCGGGCCGAGCTCGTCCTCCGCGACGTCTGGTCCGGCGCGTCGTTCTTTGTGCGCCCGCTCCCCCGCCCCGAGACGTTGCTCGCGCTGCGCGGCAGCGAGGGGCTCTTCGACGGTCGCCTCGTGGGCCGAGCGACGCCGCTCGAGATCGCCCTCTTGCCAGGCGCGTTTTTTCATCCGCCCGACGCGACGGGCGCCATCGAGGCGGTCCTTGCGGCGGCGCGTGGGCGCGCGCCACACGAGCGCCTCGCGACCGCCGATGTGCTCGACGCCTTGATGCACATGGAGGCGAGGCTGCGCGGCCACTCGCGCGTCAAGGCGGCCTACGCCTACCGGGCCGAGCGCTTGCCAAAAAAGTAGAGCGCCGCGGCGACGAGACGGGGCTCACAGGAGCACCGCCGACCGCCGACGACACGGCGCGCGCCCGCGAGCGGGCTGCGCTATCGTTGCAACATGGCGCTGCCGCCCACGTTTCGAGCCCGCCTCGTGTCGCGGCAGCCGCTCACGAAGAACGTCGCCCACTTCCTCTTCGAGCGCGCCGACGGTGCCCCCATGACGTTCGAGGCTGGCCAGTGGGTCAACCTCATCATGGAAGGTGCGGCGGCAGACGGCTCCGCGTTGAGGCGCGCCTACTCGATCGCCTCGCCGCCGCGCGCCGAGCCTACCTTCGAGCTGGCCATCACGCGGGTCGAGGGAGGCCCCGGCACCGCGTTCCTCTTTGCGCTCGAGCCCGGCCAAGAGCTCGAGGTCGTTGGGCCCCAGGGATTTTTCACGCGGCCCCTCGGTTCGGCGAGCCCCTCCTTGCTCGTCGGCACGGGCACCGGGCTCACGCCGCTTCGAAGCATGCTGCTGTCGGCCAAGGCCCACGGCTCGCTTGTGCCCGCGACGCTGCTCTTTGGCGTCCGCGAGGAGTCGGACATTCTGTTTCGTCGGGAGCTCGAAGCGCTGTCCGAAAGCGACTCACCGCTCCGTGCACACTTCACGCTTTCCCGGGCCGACGACGCGTGGACCGGTCGCCGCGGCTGGGTGCAGACTCACGTGCTCGAGCTCTACGACGCGCTCAAGGGCGGCTCCGAGACGCCGCCGCACGTGTACATCTGCGGCCTCCGGCCCATGGTCGACGCGGTGCGTGAGCTCTTGAAGACGGAGCTCGGTCTGCCGCGACAGCTCGTGCATTCGGAACGTTACGACTGAGTTCGCTCGCCGCCGCTCGGCGACTTAGCCCGGTTCCGCGGCGACGCTCGCTTGAAACCAGTTCGGCACGCCGCCGGCGAGCGCGATGGCCACTTGGCGCGGCGTGAGATCGGTCGTCGTCAGGAAGGTGCTCGACGCCTTCCTTCGGACCGCCAGGTCGTTGGCCGTCCCGAGCGAAGACCGGAGGTCCGTGAAGACGAGGATCTCGCCGGGCTCGATGGGGAAGTAGTCGGCGCCGTCGACGAAGGTGAGGCAAACGACGCCGGCGTTGACGAGGGCGCGCCGAAACGCCGCACCGATGCTCTTGGCGAGGACGAAGCGAAGGCCAAGCGACCTGAGGGCGAGAGCCGCGTGCTCGCGGTGCGAGCCGTAACCAAAATTGTGCCCCGCGACGATGACGTGCCCGCCGAGATCTTTGGCGACCTTCGCGCGCTTCACGTACGTGACGTCGATGCGCTCGAAGGCGAGATCGGCGAGCGCCGCGACGTTGCTGCCAAGGGAAGCGCCGCGGAGGCCGGCGGGAACGATCTCGTGCATCGGCACGTCGTCGGGCAGCTTCAGCATGACGCGCATCTCGCCGCCCTTCGGCATCGCATCGAGCGTCGGCAGGGGCTTGATGCTCGGCCCCTTGGCGATGGCTGGCGGGGGTTTTGCCGAACCCTTGGCCGACGGAGGCGCCGAGCCGCGTCGCGACCGACTCGGCGGCGGCTCCGAAGTGGGCGAGGCGACACGGGCGGAGGGCTCGACGAAGACCTGCGCGCGGGCGCCGCCAGTCGTGCGCACGTCGCCGCGCGCGCTGCCAAAAGCCACGTCGTTGCCGGCTTCGCTCGGCCGCGTGATGACGCCTCGCAGCGCCGAGATGGCGGCGGTGGCGGCGCTGCACAAGAAGACGCGATCGTCCTTCGTGCCCGACGCGCCGGGGTAGTTCTGAGTGGCCGTCCGGAGGCTCGGCTTGCCGGCGGCGGGCGCTTGCCCAACGCCCGCGTAGCCCAAGAGCGCCGGCTCGGCGATGCGCACGTTGGCTTCGATGAGCGACGAGAGGGCGCCCGTCTCGGCGAGCGCGCCGAGCTGACCACGCGTTTGCGGGTTGAGCTCGAAGCTCACGCCCGGCGCCACCGACGCTCCGCGCACCATCGATGTCACGCGGCCGAGGTCGTGCGCGCCCGCCATGCCGGGGCCGCCCACGATGACTTGCCCGACGGCGGTGCCCTCCGCGAAGCGCACCGGCACCACGTTGCCGGGGCTCTGGGGCTTCGCGATCATCGGCTCGAGGGAAGACAGATCGAGCTCTTCGTCGAGGTCGTAGACGGCGTCTTCGTCGGCCGCGAGGTTCTCGTAAGAAGACCCGCGCCCCATCGCGAGGAGCCACGCCTCTAGAGAGGCGTCGGCGGGAAAGAGCGTGGTGACGACGCCGAGCTCGGCGACCATGGCGGCGAAGGCAGCGCGCTCGGGCACCGACATCGAGAGGACGCCGCTCTCGGCGCCAGCATCGCTAGCAGCATCGCCGGCCGCACCGGCGACCTCGAGCACAAAGCCCGCGCGACCGCGAACGCCGTGGCGACGCAAGAGCTCGAGGGCGAGGTCCGTCGCCGAGACCCACGCGGGCATCGTGCCCGTGAGCCTTAAGCGCCACACCTTTGGAACGGGAAGCGCGTACGGCTCACCGGCCAGCACCATGGCCGCGTCGAAGCTCCCGACGGCGAACGCGAGCATCGCCGCGGCGCCGAGCATCGAGGTGTGCTCGTGGGCGCCCACGAGGCTCTTGCCGGGCTCGGCGAAGCGCTCCAAGTGCAGCCAAGGCCCGACGCCGTTGCCCGGCGGCGAGTAGCGAAGGCCCATGCGCCGCGAAGCCGCCAAGAGGTACGCGTGATCTTCCGCCACGCGGCCGTCGTCGGCGAGCGTGACCTCGTCGACGTAGGTGATCGCCGTCTCGACGCGGACGCGTTCGACACCGAAGCTCTCGAGGGCGAGGAGCGCGAGCGACGCCGCGCCGTCGCCGAGGAGCACCTGGTCCACCCGGACCATGGCATCACCCGGCGCGTGCCGTGAGCCGCCGGCGAAGTGGCGGTCCAGAAGCTTATGAAAGAGCGAGGCGCCCATGCGAGCCCGCTCTCATTGCCGCGGAAGCGTCACCGCGGCAAGTCGCAGAGGCGCCCGACGTGGCGCCCCCGTTGTGCTCGTTGTGCCGGCTTCGTGCCGGCGCTTCGTCAGTACCCCTTGCGCGCCTGGGCCACGTCACCGGGCTCGATCTCGCGAGAGCTCTGCGTGACGACGCACGCCGCCGAGTGGTCGCGCATAAAGACCACGCGCAGCTCGGCCACGCTCTCGTCCGGCAGGGCCTTGCGGTTTCGAGGCGTGGGCACCTTCTCCACGGCCGCCGGCGACGGGCTCTCGAGGGCGATGCGGGTCGCTGCGTTGGGCGTCGCGAGGCTGTCGCCCCAGGCGTCGCCCTTGCGCACGATTTGGAGGCGGTTGCCGGGCTTGAGGCCGTCCTTTTCGCCCTTGTCGATGAAGACGAGCTGGTTCTGCCCGTAGAAGACGTGCGGGTAGAGGCTCGCGATGACCTTGCTGTCGACGTCGGTGTCGTTGCGCTGCGGAGGCACGATGGTGAAGCGGCGCCCGACGGGGCCAACCCGTGAGCCGCGCTCGATGACGTCGAGGGTCTCGGTCACCAGGGCGCGCGCGACGCCCGTCTTTGGGTTCCACTCGTTGACGCGAACGGTGCCGTGAATCTGCACGAGGCGACCGCCGGCGACGGGCCGCGCGTAGCGGAAGACCGTGAGCTCTTGGCCGATGCGGATGTCGCGCGAGGGGTCGAGCCTCAGGTAGACCTCGTCGGTGTCGGTGAGGAACATCTTGTCCTCGGGCGAACCGCTGATCTCACCCCAGTTCTCGTCGGCCTGGTCGTCGACGAAGCCCTGATCGCGCAGGAACAACGTGTCGGGAGGCACCTGCCTCCGCCGGTCGATGATGGAAGGCCCATTGTTCGAAGGCGCGGTCGTGCCCGAGCTCGCGAGCTGCGACTGGCCGCTAGGCCGGAGCCGCACCGTGTCGCCGGGGTAGATCCAGTGCGGGTTCTGAAGCTGCGCGTTGAAGGACCACACGCGAGGCCACTGGTACGGGTTCTGGAAGTAGTGATCGCAGAGGTCCCAGAGCGTGTCGCCTTTGCGAACCACGTGAACGTCGGGGACGCGGCCACCCATGCGCAAGCCGCCGTTGCTGCCGCCGAGGAACACGGGCCCCCGGTCGTTGCCGAAGGCCGTTCCCGCGGAGCCGCCGCCTTGGCCGAGGTCGAAGCCGTCGCGTTCGCCGGGCATCTTGGGCCGCGACGACGACGACTCGATGCTGCCGCCGCCGAGCACCTGGCCGGGGGGCGGAGGCGCCACAGTCCCGGGAAAGACCGGCACGACGGTCGTGGTCGTGGTGGCGCCGCCGGGGGCCGGCGCCGGGGCGTTCTGCGCGAGCGCCTCCAGAGGAAAGAGGATCGCGATAGGGGAAAACAGCAGCCAGCGTCTCATGGTCTCCCTTCGGCTTCCTTCTTCGGAATTCTCTGCGTCGCTTCGCTTCGCGGGTACTCGCGCACGAGGCGCGCCCACGCCTCTTTGGCCTTGGCTACGTTGCCGAGCTTCTCGTGGGCCATGCCGAGTTTGAGCAGCGCGTCGGGCACTTTGTTGCCGAGGGGAAAGCGGGCGAGCGTTCCCTCGAGCTGTTCGATGGCGCGCGGCAGATCGCCCATCTTGGCGTAACACTCGCCGCGCCAATACATGGCGTTGTCGGCGTTCGGATGGTCGGGGTAGCGGAGCAAGAAGCCCGCGAAGGCGTCGAGCGCCTCTTTGCACTTTCCGCCGCGAACGAGGCCGAGCGCGGCGTCGTAGTTTTGCCTCGCTTCCGGGTTGAGGGCGCTCGGCCTCGGCGCGCCCTCGCGAATGCGGGGCGCCCCGCCGCCAACGTCGCCGCCTTGTTCAGGAAGCTCGGGCTCGGGCGCCGTTTGCTCGATGCGATCGGCGCTGGCTTTGGCTCCCCGAGGGCCGCGCCCGCCGGTCACCCGGAGCATGGGCCGCGCGCCGCCGTCGTCGACGGGCGGAGCGGCGACTTCTTCGGCGCCAGCGACGGGCGTCTCGCGACCGTCGGCACCGATGCGCACGACCCGCAGGGCGGGCGTCGCCGCGGGAGCCACGCGAGGAGGAGGAGGAGCCTTTTCGGCGCGCGGAACCTCACCCGTCCCGTCGTCCGCGCCCTTGGTCTCGAGCGCCATGAGCCGCTGGTCCACGCGGTCGCGGTCGGACTGCACGCGCGAGAGCTCTTCGCGGATTTGGCGGAATCGGCGATCGCCGTCGGATTCGCCGCCGCAGGCGGAGAGCGCGAGCGAGACGGCGAGGAAAATCCCTGCAGCGACCGCTGGCGCGACCACCGGCGCCGTGGCCCCTGAGGGGCCCGTGAATCGACATGAAGGACGCGGTCGCATTGGAGCGTTCTCGAAGGGTAAGGGCGGGGGCGCGTTTCGGCCAAATTGGTGGGGAGACTTTACGGATCGCTCTCTTTGGGTCACATTCGTGCCCTCGGTGGGCCTCAGGCCTTCCGTTTTTTAGGAGCACGATGGCCCCGCCGACCAAGAAGAAGCTCGATCTCCGGAAGACCCTCTTCATTCTTCCGAACATGATCACGCTCTCGAGCATCTTCTGCGGCTTCGACTCGATCCGCCTTTCGGGCACCTCCACCGGCGACGACGACTACTACCGCGCGGCGCTCCTCCTGGTTTTCGCCCTCTTCTTCGACATGCTCGACGGCCGCGTCGCGCGCCTCACGCGCACCCAAAGCGCCTTTGGCCTGCAGCTCGATTCGCTCGCCGACGTCGTCTCCTTCGGCGTCGCGCCGGCGCTCCTGGTCTACCGGTGGTCGCTCTACCAGACCGGCAACGTCGGGCTCGTCGTCGCCTTCGTGTTCGCCGGCGCAGGCGCGGTGCGCCTTGCCCGCTTCAACGTCCTCAGCATGGGCGAGTACGGAAAGCCCACGAAGCCCGGCAAATACATCATGGGCCTGCCGGTGCCCGGGGCCGCTGGCATTCTCATCTCGCTCGTCGTCGCGCACCACGCAGCGCCCGGCGTGCTGCTCGGTCCCAGCACCGCATGGGCCATGGTCGCGCTGACGATCTTCCTCGCGTTTTTGATGGTCTCGACCATCAAGTTCCGCTCCTTCAAGGATCTGAAGATCAACGCCCGCTCGCTCTCCCTCGTGGCCTTCGCCCTCGGCTCGAGCGCCGTGATTTCGCTCCAGACCAAGCCGGCCTTCGTGCTCGTCTGGCTGTTGACCTTCTACGTCGTCATCGGCCTTGTCGAGACGCTGCTCTCGTTCCCGAAGCGCAAGCGCACCCGCGAGGCGGAGCCGAGCCAGCCGCCGGTGCCGTGATCCGCGGCGTGGTCGGTACCGTGATCAGAAGTGTGACCGGCACCTTTCTGCGTCCCCCGAGCCCTCGGCCATCGTGCTCGAAGACCTTCACTACCTGAGGGAGCGAGCGCAAAAGGCGACGGCGCGCGGCGATCACCAAGAAGCGGCGCGCCTGCTCTTCGACGCCGCGCAGCAGACGCACGTCACGGAGACCGACTACGCGAGCGTGCTCAAGCCGCTCGCCGCGGCGTTGACGCACCTCGGCCGACCGCGCGACGCCTTGACCGTGGCCTGGTACCTCGCGCTCGCGGAGAAGGGCGGCGCCGAGAAGGCCTCCTGGCAATCGGCGCTGACGCTAGCCGAAGGCGCGTCACCGCACGAGCAAGCCCGCACGCTCGCCGCCGCAGGCCGGCCTCGGGAGGCCGCACGCGCCGCCGAGGCCGGCGGAAAAATCGCGTCGGCGGCCATCCACTCGGAGCACGCCAGCGACTTCGTCGCTGCACGGGCCCTTTGGGCGCGCCTCTTCACTGTGCTCCAGCAGAGCGGCGCCGAGCCTTACTTGCGAGGCCTCGTCGCGTACAACCTCGCGCGCTGCGCCGCCAAGGGCGGCGACCAGAGGGGCGCGCGCGACGCGCAAGTCACCGCTGTGCGCCTGATGGAAGAGGCCGCCGACGAGTTCGAGTCGACGGGCAAGCGGGAGCGCGCCTTCGACTGTTTCCAGGTGCTCGTGCAGATCGGTCACGAGTCGCACGCCTTCGAACACGTGCTCGAAGGTTACGTGAACTCGGTGCGCATCCTGCGCGAAGACCACCTCAAGTACTTC contains:
- a CDS encoding aconitate hydratase, translating into MGASLFHKLLDRHFAGGSRHAPGDAMVRVDQVLLGDGAASLALLALESFGVERVRVETAITYVDEVTLADDGRVAEDHAYLLAASRRMGLRYSPPGNGVGPWLHLERFAEPGKSLVGAHEHTSMLGAAAMLAFAVGSFDAAMVLAGEPYALPVPKVWRLRLTGTMPAWVSATDLALELLRRHGVRGRAGFVLEVAGAAGDAASDAGAESGVLSMSVPERAAFAAMVAELGVVTTLFPADASLEAWLLAMGRGSSYENLAADEDAVYDLDEELDLSSLEPMIAKPQSPGNVVPVRFAEGTAVGQVIVGGPGMAGAHDLGRVTSMVRGASVAPGVSFELNPQTRGQLGALAETGALSSLIEANVRIAEPALLGYAGVGQAPAAGKPSLRTATQNYPGASGTKDDRVFLCSAATAAISALRGVITRPSEAGNDVAFGSARGDVRTTGGARAQVFVEPSARVASPTSEPPPSRSRRGSAPPSAKGSAKPPPAIAKGPSIKPLPTLDAMPKGGEMRVMLKLPDDVPMHEIVPAGLRGASLGSNVAALADLAFERIDVTYVKRAKVAKDLGGHVIVAGHNFGYGSHREHAALALRSLGLRFVLAKSIGAAFRRALVNAGVVCLTFVDGADYFPIEPGEILVFTDLRSSLGTANDLAVRRKASSTFLTTTDLTPRQVAIALAGGVPNWFQASVAAEPG
- the ybgF gene encoding tol-pal system protein YbgF, translating into MRPRPSCRFTGPSGATAPVVAPAVAAGIFLAVSLALSACGGESDGDRRFRQIREELSRVQSDRDRVDQRLMALETKGADDGTGEVPRAEKAPPPPRVAPAATPALRVVRIGADGRETPVAGAEEVAAPPVDDGGARPMLRVTGGRGPRGAKASADRIEQTAPEPELPEQGGDVGGGAPRIREGAPRPSALNPEARQNYDAALGLVRGGKCKEALDAFAGFLLRYPDHPNADNAMYWRGECYAKMGDLPRAIEQLEGTLARFPLGNKVPDALLKLGMAHEKLGNVAKAKEAWARLVREYPRSEATQRIPKKEAEGRP
- the hemC gene encoding hydroxymethylbilane synthase, whose translation is MTLPQKVRYATRRSALALAQCRAFIGELTLARPGLAAIELQVVTSGDRIQDRPLSEVGGKGLFVKEIEEALLADRADVAVHSIKDVPGVMPDGLSIVCIPKRVDPRDVLIAPRFGSLMALPMGAKVGTSSLRRALSLKARRPDLNIVPLRGNVDTRLKKVEGGEYDDIVLAAAGLSRLGLLQLGPAQLEPGKHAQSALDVDVSLPAVGQGALGIEARAGDDAIAELLLPLHDPETAVCVWAERGVMEALEGDCKTPLAAYARRDGAALLMDAFVAEPDGSRFRRLSRSVAWPSERDANAFGRELGLALRAEQ
- the pssA gene encoding CDP-diacylglycerol--serine O-phosphatidyltransferase; this encodes MAPPTKKKLDLRKTLFILPNMITLSSIFCGFDSIRLSGTSTGDDDYYRAALLLVFALFFDMLDGRVARLTRTQSAFGLQLDSLADVVSFGVAPALLVYRWSLYQTGNVGLVVAFVFAGAGAVRLARFNVLSMGEYGKPTKPGKYIMGLPVPGAAGILISLVVAHHAAPGVLLGPSTAWAMVALTIFLAFLMVSTIKFRSFKDLKINARSLSLVAFALGSSAVISLQTKPAFVLVWLLTFYVVIGLVETLLSFPKRKRTREAEPSQPPVP
- the ccsA gene encoding cytochrome c biogenesis protein CcsA, with amino-acid sequence MNAAFADFLFVTTCVVYTVAAILFGLHLAGADRGPPAGRLAPKLVAVGVVLHASHIVVSSLVLRICPVEGMHFAMSVVSMLAGAVYLAARVRFRIDVVGAFVTPVALTFLLASRWVGTAGQEPSNKIKSAILPLHVAVNLLGDALFLLAFAAAVTYLVQERRLKTKRLAGLFQRLPPLDALDKAEHRFLLLGFPLLTLGILTGTLWARRVELGSSADQWRAAFGYATWVLFAGVLFLRAVAGWRGRRAAYGTIAGFGLAVIVLALYLWRSVAPAPVALEPGAARPVTAALDRGAAIAERERELDGAGQ
- a CDS encoding glutamyl-tRNA reductase, translating into MIVVIGVSHRTAPVEVREKFAASSDALPQVLARLSSRQELRETLFLSTCNRVEVFAASKALPPAEGAIHEVLAERAGIAPADIAPYLYRREGKEAVRHIFRVAASLDSMVLGEPQILGQVKDAFEAANAAGTLGSYLGRCVHRAFGVAKRVRSETSLGAGLVSISSVAIDLAKKIFGELAGHSVLLVGAGEMAEQAAKSLGKDAREIRVCNRSYERGTALAQSIGGEVAPWSALEPELVRSDVVIVSTASPGYVITKETLKRVMRVRRGRTLFVIDISVPRNVEPNAHTIDNVFVFNVDDLEGQVAENMKLRQSEVSAAEAIVEEELADFEAWARSLDVQPAIVALRAKTRGILMAELERSLGTRLKHLGEGERAALTQMVESATNKLLHEPTTRLRASASSSSSGELVQALKHLFELPDVGRPDEPAPEAGDGPERIH
- a CDS encoding FAD-dependent oxidoreductase, which gives rise to MALPPTFRARLVSRQPLTKNVAHFLFERADGAPMTFEAGQWVNLIMEGAAADGSALRRAYSIASPPRAEPTFELAITRVEGGPGTAFLFALEPGQELEVVGPQGFFTRPLGSASPSLLVGTGTGLTPLRSMLLSAKAHGSLVPATLLFGVREESDILFRRELEALSESDSPLRAHFTLSRADDAWTGRRGWVQTHVLELYDALKGGSETPPHVYICGLRPMVDAVRELLKTELGLPRQLVHSERYD
- a CDS encoding LysM peptidoglycan-binding domain-containing protein, which codes for MRRWLLFSPIAILFPLEALAQNAPAPAPGGATTTTTVVPVFPGTVAPPPPGQVLGGGSIESSSSRPKMPGERDGFDLGQGGGSAGTAFGNDRGPVFLGGSNGGLRMGGRVPDVHVVRKGDTLWDLCDHYFQNPYQWPRVWSFNAQLQNPHWIYPGDTVRLRPSGQSQLASSGTTAPSNNGPSIIDRRRQVPPDTLFLRDQGFVDDQADENWGEISGSPEDKMFLTDTDEVYLRLDPSRDIRIGQELTVFRYARPVAGGRLVQIHGTVRVNEWNPKTGVARALVTETLDVIERGSRVGPVGRRFTIVPPQRNDTDVDSKVIASLYPHVFYGQNQLVFIDKGEKDGLKPGNRLQIVRKGDAWGDSLATPNAATRIALESPSPAAVEKVPTPRNRKALPDESVAELRVVFMRDHSAACVVTQSSREIEPGDVAQARKGY